A region from the Bacteroidota bacterium genome encodes:
- a CDS encoding adenosine kinase: MSRFIGIGNALVDVLVQIPDATILHTLGLPKGSMQLVDFARARQVMLAVEHFGNAKASGGSASNTIHGLARLGNATAFIGHIGNDETGDFFRSDMEKAGIQPILITSNDPSGIAHALITPDGERTFATFLGAALNLSAEHLRPEMFAQAEYLYVEGYLVQNEELIIKAMALAKEAGLKVVLDLASYNVVEANRPLLEHLLKSYVDIVFANEEEAKALTGGDPEQSLDYLGSVCGLAVVKLGARGALVKRGSETVLGQAFQADVIDTTGAGDLFAAGFLHVLALGGTLQQAVAAGALLGAKVIGQLGPKIPDAMWPQLRTQISGI; encoded by the coding sequence GGCAGCATGCAATTGGTTGACTTTGCCCGCGCACGTCAGGTGATGCTTGCCGTGGAGCATTTTGGAAATGCCAAAGCCTCCGGCGGCTCCGCCTCCAATACCATCCATGGTTTGGCGCGTCTGGGCAACGCTACGGCTTTCATCGGCCACATCGGCAATGACGAAACCGGCGATTTTTTCCGCAGCGATATGGAAAAAGCCGGCATCCAACCCATCCTCATCACCAGCAACGATCCCTCAGGCATCGCCCATGCATTGATCACGCCGGATGGAGAGCGCACTTTTGCCACATTTCTGGGGGCAGCGCTCAACCTGAGCGCCGAACACCTTCGTCCTGAGATGTTTGCACAGGCTGAATACCTCTATGTTGAAGGATATCTTGTACAAAATGAGGAGCTGATCATCAAGGCCATGGCCCTGGCCAAAGAAGCCGGATTGAAGGTGGTGCTCGACCTGGCGAGTTACAATGTAGTGGAGGCAAACCGGCCTTTGCTGGAACACCTGCTGAAATCGTACGTGGATATTGTATTTGCCAATGAGGAGGAAGCCAAAGCCCTCACCGGAGGCGATCCGGAGCAAAGCCTGGACTATCTGGGCAGCGTATGCGGGCTGGCAGTGGTTAAACTGGGTGCCAGGGGCGCCCTGGTAAAACGCGGAAGCGAAACCGTACTGGGTCAGGCATTTCAGGCCGATGTGATTGACACTACCGGTGCAGGCGACCTGTTTGCAGCCGGATTTTTGCATGTGCTGGCTTTGGGTGGCACATTGCAGCAGGCAGTCGCTGCGGGTGCCCTGCTGGGCGCAAAGGTGATCGGGCAGCTCGGCCCAAAAATTCCCGATGCCATGTGGCCCCAACTCAGGACACAAATCTCCGGGATCTGA
- a CDS encoding elongation factor G, translated as MKIFQTEEIRNLALIGAAKSGKTTLSENMLFEGKVINRKGSVDDKNTVSDYRPIETERQISVHLSLLHTLHDGKKINILDAPGFSDYTGDILTACHAADVAVCTVNGQSGVEATTENAWRQAAKAGTPVVFFINQLDHHNANFDETVRQLKDYFGEKVTLAQYPLNPGEGFDTIIDLMLMKMLKFKPGGGEPQVSDIPAGEMAKAEELHRSLVEIAAEGDEALMEKYFENDTLTLDEIREGIRKGLASRGVFPVFCGAAKHGVGVHRLMDFVSKTCPSPSQSKGRSTTDGKTYTCKTSDPSAMFIFKMANEQHLGEISMFKVMGGEISEAQDLINPRTGNKERISQLFVVNGKNREKVEKVVAGDIAVTIKLKDARTNDSLMDSKAADAPFEPIVYPEPLFSVAIKAVNSNDDEKLGSVLQDMHRTDPTIIANLSRELKQLILQCQGEYHLNTVKWYLDNVFKIDVVISSPKIPYRETITKSAKADYRHKKQSGGAGQFGEVHLMVQPYFEGYKDPNDFPVRGKEEHNLPWGGKLVFNNCIVGGSIDARFMPAILKGIMERMEEGPLTGSYARDIVVYVYDGKMHPVDSNEISFKLAGRNAFSIAFKNAGPKIMEPIYDVEVRMPEDMMGSVMTDLQGRRAVIMGMDSDGKYQVIRAKVPLAEMDRYSTSLSSITSGRGSFSMKFAEYAQVPGDVQTKLLKEYEEKQKDED; from the coding sequence ATGAAGATTTTTCAGACAGAGGAAATCAGGAACCTGGCGCTGATAGGTGCCGCCAAATCAGGAAAGACCACCTTATCCGAAAATATGCTTTTCGAAGGCAAGGTGATAAACCGCAAAGGCTCGGTTGACGATAAAAATACAGTTTCGGATTACAGGCCCATCGAAACCGAAAGGCAGATATCGGTGCATCTTTCGTTGCTCCACACCCTGCACGACGGCAAAAAGATAAACATCCTCGATGCGCCCGGTTTCAGCGATTACACCGGCGACATCCTCACCGCCTGCCATGCAGCCGATGTGGCGGTGTGCACAGTCAACGGCCAGTCGGGGGTGGAAGCCACCACTGAAAACGCCTGGCGTCAGGCTGCCAAAGCCGGCACACCGGTGGTCTTCTTTATCAATCAGCTCGACCACCACAATGCCAATTTCGACGAAACCGTGCGCCAGCTCAAGGATTACTTCGGCGAAAAGGTGACCCTTGCACAATATCCGCTCAACCCGGGCGAAGGTTTTGATACCATCATCGACCTGATGCTGATGAAGATGCTCAAGTTCAAACCGGGTGGGGGCGAGCCTCAGGTAAGCGATATCCCTGCCGGCGAAATGGCCAAAGCCGAAGAGTTGCACCGCAGCCTGGTTGAAATTGCAGCCGAAGGCGACGAAGCGCTGATGGAAAAATATTTTGAAAACGACACCCTCACCCTCGACGAAATCCGCGAGGGTATCCGCAAGGGGCTTGCCAGCCGCGGCGTATTCCCCGTATTCTGCGGCGCTGCCAAACACGGCGTAGGCGTGCACAGGCTGATGGACTTTGTGAGCAAAACCTGTCCCTCGCCTTCTCAATCGAAAGGCCGCAGCACCACCGATGGCAAAACCTACACCTGCAAAACCTCCGACCCCTCGGCCATGTTCATCTTCAAAATGGCCAACGAACAACACCTGGGCGAAATCTCCATGTTCAAGGTGATGGGCGGCGAAATCAGCGAAGCGCAAGACCTGATCAACCCCCGCACCGGCAACAAGGAACGCATCTCGCAACTCTTTGTGGTGAACGGCAAGAACCGCGAAAAGGTCGAAAAGGTGGTGGCCGGCGACATTGCCGTTACCATCAAGCTTAAAGACGCCCGCACCAACGACAGCCTGATGGATTCCAAGGCTGCAGATGCTCCCTTCGAACCTATTGTGTATCCGGAACCTTTGTTCTCGGTGGCCATCAAAGCTGTCAACTCCAACGACGACGAAAAGCTCGGAAGTGTGCTGCAGGACATGCACCGCACCGACCCCACCATCATCGCCAACCTCTCGCGCGAGCTCAAGCAGCTCATCCTGCAGTGCCAGGGCGAATACCACCTCAACACCGTGAAGTGGTACCTCGACAATGTATTCAAAATTGATGTGGTCATCTCATCACCCAAGATACCCTACCGCGAAACCATCACCAAATCGGCCAAAGCCGACTACCGCCACAAGAAACAATCGGGTGGTGCCGGACAGTTTGGCGAAGTGCACCTGATGGTTCAGCCGTATTTTGAAGGCTACAAAGACCCCAACGATTTTCCGGTGCGCGGCAAGGAAGAACACAACCTGCCCTGGGGCGGTAAGCTGGTGTTCAACAACTGTATTGTGGGTGGCTCGATCGATGCCCGCTTCATGCCGGCCATCCTCAAAGGCATCATGGAACGCATGGAAGAAGGTCCGCTTACCGGTTCGTATGCCCGCGACATCGTCGTGTATGTGTACGACGGCAAAATGCACCCTGTGGACTCAAACGAAATTTCGTTCAAACTGGCCGGTCGCAACGCCTTCAGCATCGCCTTCAAAAATGCCGGACCAAAGATCATGGAACCTATCTACGATGTGGAAGTGCGCATGCCCGAAGACATGATGGGTTCGGTGATGACCGACCTGCAGGGACGCCGCGCCGTGATTATGGGGATGGATTCCGACGGAAAATACCAGGTGATCCGCGCCAAGGTACCCCTGGCCGAAATGGACCGCTACAGCACCTCGCTCAGTTCGATCACCTCGGGACGCGGCAGCTTCAGCATGAAATTTGCCGAATATGCTCAGGTGCCCGGAGATGTGCAGACCAAACTGCTCAAAGAATACGAAGAAAAGCAAAAAGACGAGGATTAA
- a CDS encoding response regulator, which produces MDKLRIGIVDDEPDAVALLEMIVREYCKDAEVVMTANLIDQAWEKIKQTEPELVILDVDMPRGTGFDLLERFPIRRFDVIFVTAYAKFESKAERYGAYDYLLKPVDIEHFAKIIERYRSERSQRPRQAFRLSH; this is translated from the coding sequence ATGGATAAGCTCAGAATAGGTATTGTGGACGACGAACCCGATGCGGTGGCACTTCTGGAAATGATTGTCAGGGAATACTGCAAAGATGCCGAGGTGGTTATGACCGCCAACCTCATCGACCAGGCCTGGGAAAAGATTAAACAAACCGAACCTGAGCTGGTTATTCTGGATGTGGATATGCCCAGGGGTACGGGTTTCGACCTGCTTGAGCGCTTCCCAATCCGCCGTTTCGACGTCATCTTTGTTACAGCTTATGCTAAATTCGAATCAAAGGCTGAGCGATACGGCGCTTATGATTATCTGCTGAAACCAGTTGATATTGAGCATTTTGCAAAGATTATTGAGCGTTACAGATCCGAAAGGAGCCAGCGCCCGCGGCAAGCTTTCCGGCTTAGCCATTAA
- a CDS encoding histidine kinase, with protein sequence MRNLSLLLVLFFASGITPLAGQNHFFRKYDSRQGLPSSEVYYGLQDDDGYMWFSTDHGLVRYDGYQFKTYDVYDGLPENPIFILHKDFRNRVWFVTLNGLLGYHHKGRIYPYQFNDKLHSYISDTLRATYNLITDYEIDHQGSLWFSLRNTGLFRIDSSGQIMKMNPRRKNRTTMLVPAADGRLMIDFAALPISDTLIVQWPDAPADTFNVSKYFKSKIFVHHYNLLHQGPDIYYSEKDVLLHIRKGRIVGARKLPYAIIRMGFDHDGRIWLSTQGGGGRLLDRELNEIEVFLDGEPISSFCRDQEGGLWFTSLNSGIFYIPEQQNKVIVPPNMYRQDKIIDLKYDKKGTLWYASFAVFGGFDASQNQIHRLKTAGDTVISAIQPDPDGRRLWVGTNRGLLCLDTKTNTYLPIMAALRQPWKNYGVKNLHMDTTSGILWVGTYAGFYGLKNGDIWVPNTGEGITHRVEALETAPDGRVFVGSQKGLYLYANGRLEKQLQFGLPETRITALRYRNDSLWIGTRQAGLMLLTPDTLIKFGRQSGLPSSSVSFLEFKGNLLVAGTNRGISIVAPDHRSGDSLRLIQNITAGYGLLANEVSAMTVGNNRIVAASAGFISFLVPDTNLLQRIRMPCHITAVAAGRLQVRDFDQRIELKYSDNNLIINYFAISFFLQERHTYRHRLLGLESEWVVNQQTTAAYPFLPPGNYVFEVEVRNPDGSWSPASEKIFVRVLKPYWKQWWFIALMVLTGILLMSGIVYLVGRQILRQRNLLNDMWRFQQEALALQMNPHFIFNALNTVQRFIVENDKLASSRYLSRFAGFMRAMLDNAQKPDTSLAAEMQLLGQYLELESARAHQSFTYAITCDPQIDTEKTLIPVFLIQPLVENAIQHGLKALESGGKIELRFRLEGQDLLAEVEDNGIGRAAAAKLRPEKKSSLGLPITEKRIFLINKSRQTQIRLEITDLFSESGQAAGTLARLRFPGHAKTKTHG encoded by the coding sequence GAGCCTGCTTCTGGTATTGTTTTTCGCATCCGGAATCACCCCCCTGGCCGGTCAAAACCATTTTTTCCGAAAATACGACAGCCGCCAGGGCCTGCCATCCAGCGAGGTTTACTATGGCCTGCAGGACGATGACGGCTATATGTGGTTCAGCACCGACCACGGGCTGGTGCGCTACGACGGGTATCAGTTCAAGACATACGATGTGTACGATGGCCTGCCGGAGAATCCGATTTTTATTCTTCATAAGGACTTCCGCAACCGTGTTTGGTTTGTCACACTCAACGGCTTGCTTGGTTACCATCACAAAGGCAGGATCTATCCCTACCAATTCAACGACAAACTCCATTCCTACATTTCCGACACCCTGAGGGCTACCTACAACCTCATCACAGACTATGAAATAGACCACCAGGGCAGTTTGTGGTTCTCGCTGCGAAATACCGGGCTTTTCAGGATCGATAGCTCTGGCCAGATCATGAAGATGAATCCGCGTAGAAAAAACCGGACAACAATGCTGGTTCCGGCTGCCGACGGGCGACTGATGATTGATTTTGCAGCCCTGCCCATCTCCGACACCCTCATCGTGCAATGGCCCGATGCGCCTGCTGATACCTTTAACGTAAGCAAGTATTTCAAATCCAAGATCTTCGTTCATCACTACAACCTGCTGCATCAGGGGCCGGACATCTACTATTCCGAAAAAGATGTGCTTTTGCATATCCGCAAAGGCCGCATCGTTGGCGCCCGCAAGCTACCCTATGCCATCATCCGCATGGGTTTCGACCACGACGGACGCATCTGGCTATCTACACAAGGGGGCGGAGGTAGACTGCTGGACAGGGAACTCAATGAAATTGAAGTATTTCTGGACGGCGAACCCATCTCGTCGTTCTGCCGCGACCAAGAAGGCGGATTATGGTTTACCTCGCTCAACTCGGGTATTTTCTACATCCCCGAGCAGCAAAACAAGGTGATTGTGCCGCCAAATATGTACCGGCAGGACAAAATAATTGATCTCAAATACGACAAAAAAGGCACCCTCTGGTATGCCTCTTTTGCCGTTTTCGGAGGTTTTGATGCTTCACAAAACCAAATCCACCGGCTTAAAACTGCGGGCGATACCGTCATCAGCGCCATCCAGCCCGATCCGGATGGCCGCAGGTTATGGGTGGGAACCAACAGGGGGTTGTTGTGTCTTGATACGAAAACAAACACCTATTTGCCAATTATGGCAGCACTGAGGCAGCCCTGGAAGAATTACGGAGTGAAAAATCTGCATATGGATACCACGAGCGGGATATTGTGGGTAGGCACTTACGCCGGATTTTATGGATTAAAAAATGGAGATATCTGGGTGCCAAACACCGGAGAAGGAATCACCCACAGGGTCGAAGCTCTGGAGACAGCACCAGACGGCAGGGTGTTTGTAGGCAGCCAGAAAGGTTTGTACCTTTATGCCAATGGCAGGCTTGAAAAACAGCTTCAGTTTGGTCTTCCTGAAACACGCATCACAGCCCTGAGGTACCGCAACGACAGCTTGTGGATTGGTACCCGTCAGGCCGGCCTGATGCTGCTTACTCCCGATACCCTGATTAAATTCGGCAGGCAAAGTGGTTTGCCCTCTTCTTCGGTTTCATTTCTTGAGTTTAAAGGCAATCTTCTGGTGGCCGGAACCAACAGAGGCATCTCGATTGTTGCTCCTGATCACCGCAGTGGCGACAGCCTCAGGCTGATACAAAACATCACGGCGGGTTATGGACTGCTTGCCAACGAGGTTTCGGCCATGACCGTGGGCAACAACCGCATCGTGGCCGCAAGTGCCGGGTTTATCAGTTTTCTTGTCCCCGATACCAACCTGCTCCAACGCATCCGCATGCCCTGTCACATAACCGCTGTTGCGGCCGGCCGACTGCAAGTTAGAGATTTTGACCAGCGAATTGAATTAAAGTATAGCGATAACAATCTAATAATCAATTATTTCGCCATATCCTTTTTCCTGCAGGAACGTCATACCTACAGGCATCGGCTGCTGGGGCTGGAAAGCGAATGGGTCGTCAACCAGCAAACGACTGCCGCCTATCCTTTTCTCCCACCAGGAAATTATGTGTTCGAAGTAGAAGTAAGAAACCCTGATGGCAGCTGGTCGCCGGCATCTGAGAAGATTTTTGTCCGTGTGCTGAAACCTTACTGGAAACAATGGTGGTTTATCGCCTTGATGGTGCTGACAGGCATCTTGCTTATGTCGGGCATTGTTTACCTGGTGGGTCGTCAGATTCTGAGGCAACGCAACTTGCTCAACGACATGTGGCGCTTCCAGCAGGAGGCTTTGGCCTTGCAGATGAATCCACATTTCATTTTCAACGCCCTCAACACGGTGCAACGTTTCATTGTCGAAAACGACAAGCTGGCTTCGAGCCGCTATCTTTCGCGCTTTGCCGGGTTTATGCGTGCCATGCTCGATAATGCCCAAAAACCCGACACCAGTCTGGCTGCCGAAATGCAGCTTTTGGGCCAATACCTTGAGCTCGAGTCGGCACGGGCGCATCAAAGTTTCACCTACGCGATTACGTGCGACCCGCAGATAGACACCGAAAAAACCTTGATCCCTGTATTTCTCATCCAGCCCCTGGTCGAAAATGCCATACAACACGGCCTGAAAGCGCTCGAAAGCGGCGGAAAAATCGAGCTGCGTTTCAGGCTGGAGGGACAAGACCTGCTGGCTGAAGTTGAAGACAATGGCATTGGGCGGGCCGCAGCAGCCAAACTGCGTCCGGAAAAAAAGTCCTCGCTTGGCCTGCCCATCACCGAAAAAAGGATATTTTTGATCAACAAAAGCAGACAAACCCAAATCAGACTCGAAATTACCGACCTGTTCTCGGAATCGGGCCAAGCTGCCGGAACCCTGGCCAGGCTCCGCTTTCCGGGTCACGCAAAAACCAAAACGCATGGATAA